A region of Trachemys scripta elegans isolate TJP31775 chromosome 24, CAS_Tse_1.0, whole genome shotgun sequence DNA encodes the following proteins:
- the LOC117869627 gene encoding natterin-3-like isoform X2 translates to MDADTELLEKISLNESASEVGEEKEKDLGNNSNHAASSLISSLQEGASALNTYTAEEEKSKTPPENKGQIIFDDHIHLKWVEWEGSVPRGAVSIWNEEVSRTDYVCAEAGCSVGFFNESKGPYCYYSNADQEHRTSNFRMLVNEDNVEVLEWKEGSFGSVPPKSVPSYPGVNVFVGRNRYGLGKVVPRFEAFFLPQNGKEKCYKEYEVLTVNTSKK, encoded by the exons ATGGATGCAGATACAGAACTCTTGGAAAAGATTAGTCTGAACGAATCTGCCTCCgaggtgggggaggaaaaagaaaaag aCTTGGGAAACAACAGCAACCATGCTGCATCATCCCTGATCTCCAGCCTCCAGGAAGGGGCCTCTGCACTGAATACTTAcacagcagaggaggagaagagcaAAACACCTCCAGAGAACAAGGGCCAGATCATTTTTGATGACCACATACACCTGAAATGGGTTGAGTGGGAAGGGTCAGTTCCAAGGGGGGCAGTTTCCATCTGGAATGAGGAGGTATCTCGCACAGACTATGTCTGTGCAGAGGCAGGATGTTCTGTTGGGTTTTTCAATGAAAGTAAAGGTCCATATTGTTACTATTCCAATGCTGATCAAGAACATCGCACCTCAAACTTCAGAATGTTGGTAAATGAGGATAACGTTGAAGTACTAGAGTGGAAGGAAGGATCATTTGGTTCTGTTCCACCAAAGTCAGTTCCAAGCTATCCAGGAGTTAATGTTTTTGTTGGTAGGAATCGTTATGGCTTAGGGAAAGTAGTCCCTAGGTTTGAAGCTTTCTTCTTACCTCAGAATGGCAAAGAGAAGTGTTACAAAGAATACGAAGTTCTGACTGTTAACACATCCAAGAAATAG
- the LOC117869627 gene encoding natterin-3-like isoform X1, with product MENRGITPSKETFRLNFRRSLFNFGILQDLAMDADTELLEKISLNESASEVGEEKEKDLGNNSNHAASSLISSLQEGASALNTYTAEEEKSKTPPENKGQIIFDDHIHLKWVEWEGSVPRGAVSIWNEEVSRTDYVCAEAGCSVGFFNESKGPYCYYSNADQEHRTSNFRMLVNEDNVEVLEWKEGSFGSVPPKSVPSYPGVNVFVGRNRYGLGKVVPRFEAFFLPQNGKEKCYKEYEVLTVNTSKK from the exons ATGGAGAACCGAGGGATTACACCAAGCAAAGAAACATTTAGGCTTAATTTCAGGAGAAGTCTATTCAATT TTGGAATTCTACAAGACTTGGCCATGGATGCAGATACAGAACTCTTGGAAAAGATTAGTCTGAACGAATCTGCCTCCgaggtgggggaggaaaaagaaaaag aCTTGGGAAACAACAGCAACCATGCTGCATCATCCCTGATCTCCAGCCTCCAGGAAGGGGCCTCTGCACTGAATACTTAcacagcagaggaggagaagagcaAAACACCTCCAGAGAACAAGGGCCAGATCATTTTTGATGACCACATACACCTGAAATGGGTTGAGTGGGAAGGGTCAGTTCCAAGGGGGGCAGTTTCCATCTGGAATGAGGAGGTATCTCGCACAGACTATGTCTGTGCAGAGGCAGGATGTTCTGTTGGGTTTTTCAATGAAAGTAAAGGTCCATATTGTTACTATTCCAATGCTGATCAAGAACATCGCACCTCAAACTTCAGAATGTTGGTAAATGAGGATAACGTTGAAGTACTAGAGTGGAAGGAAGGATCATTTGGTTCTGTTCCACCAAAGTCAGTTCCAAGCTATCCAGGAGTTAATGTTTTTGTTGGTAGGAATCGTTATGGCTTAGGGAAAGTAGTCCCTAGGTTTGAAGCTTTCTTCTTACCTCAGAATGGCAAAGAGAAGTGTTACAAAGAATACGAAGTTCTGACTGTTAACACATCCAAGAAATAG
- the DUSP23 gene encoding dual specificity protein phosphatase 23, with protein sequence MEFTETSNLNGVQGRPPQTLVATPNNNLSQKKLPPTDNIVTKTHYAPAWPTSAPVASAVPPNFSWVVPGKLAGLAMPQQPTHYQYMHEHGIRHLVSLTKRSPPYHNTCPGIKLHRLRIQDFCAPSLEQIKHFLQIVEEASTKGEAVVVHCMMGFGRTGTMLACYLVKAQRLTGVDAIHEIHRIRPGPIETHDQEKAVIQFHHHIK encoded by the exons ATGGAATTCACAGAAACCAGCAACCTGAATGGGGTGCAAGGAAGACCCCCACAAACACTGGTGGCCACGCCAAACAATAATCTCAGTCAGAAGAAGCTCCCTCCAACTGACAACATTGTCACAAAGACACAT TATGCACCAGCCTGGCCGACTTCAGCACCGGTGGCATCAGCCGTCCCTCCAAACTTCTCCTGGGTGGTGCCCGGCAAGCTGGCAGGGCTGGCCATGCCACAGCAGCCCACACACTACCAGTACATGCATGAGCATGGCATTCGGCACCTGGTGTCGCTGACCAAGCGCAGCCCACCCTACCACAACACCTGCCCTGGCATCAAGCTCCATCGCCTCCGCATCCAGGACTTCTGTGCCCCGTCGCTGGAGCAGATCAAGCACTTCCTGCAGATTGTGGAGGAAGCCAGCACCAAGGGCGAGGCCGTGGTGGTGCACTGCATGATGGGATTTGGCAGGACAGGAACCATGCTGGCCTGTTACTTGGTGAAGGCCCAGAGACTCACTGGGGTCGACGCCATCCATGAGATCCATAGAATCCGGCCCGGACCCATCGAGACGCATGACCAGGAGAAAGCCGTGATCCAGTTCCACCACCACATCAAATAG